TGTCATTAATCAGCTTTATGTTCTCATGTCTATCCTGTGTTTCGAATATGTCCACGACGAAACTGTGAATTGTAAAAGCATTTTAAGTGAATCATGAAACATAAAGTGGGCATTTTAAAGTATCATCCATACTCAAAAGTACCTTCGTATAAGGGGCTCGAGTCTCATAGGATCCAACGCACGCAGCGAGTCGAGCAGCAGCATACATGGAGTCCTGGTTCCGGATTTCAGGCTTTCACCAAAGTGACACATGATCAAGAGATACCAGTGAGACCTAATAAAATAGTGCATTGATTAGTCCGTACCGAATGGGATGCCCTTAAGGGCAGGCAGGCAATGCAAGGTTTTGTTGTAAGAAGGTTGCATACCACATGACAATGGGAACAAAAACATatgttttcgaaaatatgtTCTCCTTCTTGATCCAAGTCAGTACCCTATCTCTAAAACATTCGTTATTGTACATGCAAAACCATAGACAGTTTAAGTATGTGCACCGACCCATCTGAAACAACCACATAGATCACGAGTCCACGGCGTTGTATCTTCTCAACAAACAAAaacaggaaaaataaaatttagagattttgcTAAGCAAGCCCTTTAATTAACTCAAAAGTAAGACGATGAAACAGTGAGCGATTAAATCGATTCAAAGACAAAGAGGAAATCACACATCAGCACCACAAATCGATTCAAAAAGAAACAGAACAAGCCCGCATTTATGTGAAGAAGTAACAATCCAAAATCAAACCAACACGAAACATAAGCGAAAAACGAGCAATGCACAGATGTAGgattctttttaatttttttaaaaaggtgAAAAGTTGAATTAAACCATCGTCCCGATCTTCATTCTTTGCTCCTTCGAAACCCTCGTTGGAATCTTCATGAACCCCTGGATTCAAGCAGCAGAAGGAGTTTGCTCAGTGAACTGGAAGTAAACCACGACATGCAAACATGTTTCCCGTGGCCGTCGCAGAGAACGTCGAGGAGGTGGTGGTTCTAGTTACGGAACGGTCgggaataataaaaataataataataattatataatttttaattgaaaaaaatcattaaatctttttaaaaaaattacagaaaacatattAATCAATGGGAAAGGAGGACTGGTTTAAAAATggacctttatttttttttacctgAAGTAAATGACAAAATCTTGATTAAATAACATGGGGGCCGCTCCCCTTTCACCCTTCTTCGATACACATATTTGATCTCCATTTTACAATTTTTACTTTCTCCCTGAAAATGTATCTGGACACGAAGTTTCACCGGTTCATTTCATCCTACATGTAAGAGCACTACCCCATGATAGAATCAAGAGTCCAAATTTAGCCACACATACATGGagtccactaatttttttaaaatcacatatgtgtGTGAATCTTGTTCATCGAAATTATGTGGGGACACAGCCCCCACATATAGCATCGACCTAACCAGTTTCACCCACTATTGTTAACTAGCTTTCCTACACATGcgtacaaaaataa
This window of the Primulina tabacum isolate GXHZ01 chromosome 4, ASM2559414v2, whole genome shotgun sequence genome carries:
- the LOC142541610 gene encoding putative ubiquitin-like-specific protease 2A; this encodes MYNNECFRDRVLTWIKKENIFSKTYVFVPIVMWSHWYLLIMCHFGESLKSGTRTPCMLLLDSLRALDPMRLEPLIRSFVVDIFETQDRHENIKLINDIPLLVPEVPQQRNGEECGVFVLYYTHLFMESAPQELSINKGYPYFVS